The Alnus glutinosa chromosome 7, dhAlnGlut1.1, whole genome shotgun sequence genome includes a region encoding these proteins:
- the LOC133874108 gene encoding agamous-like MADS-box protein AGL18 isoform X1: protein MGRGKIEIKRIDNLNSRQVTFSKRRTGLLKKAKELSVLCDAEVAVVIFSSTGKLYEFSSSSMEQTLSKYSRSLDLDPSDKLATEQVQDDVNALKDEFDKLRLAYLRMLGKELDDLSFKELQHLEEQLSEGILSVKDKKEEVLLEQLKRSRLQEQKAALENETLRKQLEEMRRSCKSPFLQFNPVERRFCLTDSKAVSTSASEESEHSDTSLHLGLSADVRRKRKARKIEHRCNDSGSQVASE, encoded by the exons ATGGGTAGAGGTAAAATCGAGATAAAGAGGATCGATAATCTGAACAGCCGGCAGGTCACGTTTTCGAAACGCCGTACTGGGTTGCTCAAGAAGGCCAAGGAACTGTCGGTTCTGTGCGACGCCGAGGTTGCAGTCGTCATTTTCTCTAGCACAGGGAAGCTCTACGAGTTTTCCAGCTCTAG CATGGAGCAAACTCTTTCAAAATACAGCAGGAGTCTGGATTTGGATCCTTCGGATAAGCTTGCAACAGAG CAGGTGCAAGATGACGTGAATGCACTGAAGGATGAGTTTGATAAGCTACGGTTGGCATACCT GCGGATGTTGGGTAAGGAGCTGGATGACTTGAGCTTCAAAGAGTTGCAGCACCTAGAGGAACAGTTGAGTGAAGGGATATTATCTGTGAAGGACAAGAAG GAGGAAGTGCTTTTAGAGCAACTCAAGAGGTCCAGGTTACAG GAACAAAAGGCCGCGCTAGAGAATGAGACCCTGCGCAAACAG CTTGAGGAAATGCGGCGAAGCTGCAAGTCGCCTTTCCTTCAATTCAACCCTGTGGAGAGGAGGTTTTGTCTCACAGATTCAAAAGCTGTCTCTACCTCTGCATCTGAGGAAAGTGAGCATTCAGACACTTCTTTGCACTTGGG GCTGTCTGCAGATGTTCGTAGGAAGAGAAAAGCACGAAAGATTGAACATAGATGCAATGACTCAGGGAGTCAAGTGGCGTCGGAGTGA
- the LOC133874108 gene encoding agamous-like MADS-box protein AGL18 isoform X2 → MGRGKIEIKRIDNLNSRQVTFSKRRTGLLKKAKELSVLCDAEVAVVIFSSTGKLYEFSSSSMEQTLSKYSRSLDLDPSDKLATEVQDDVNALKDEFDKLRLAYLRMLGKELDDLSFKELQHLEEQLSEGILSVKDKKEEVLLEQLKRSRLQEQKAALENETLRKQLEEMRRSCKSPFLQFNPVERRFCLTDSKAVSTSASEESEHSDTSLHLGLSADVRRKRKARKIEHRCNDSGSQVASE, encoded by the exons ATGGGTAGAGGTAAAATCGAGATAAAGAGGATCGATAATCTGAACAGCCGGCAGGTCACGTTTTCGAAACGCCGTACTGGGTTGCTCAAGAAGGCCAAGGAACTGTCGGTTCTGTGCGACGCCGAGGTTGCAGTCGTCATTTTCTCTAGCACAGGGAAGCTCTACGAGTTTTCCAGCTCTAG CATGGAGCAAACTCTTTCAAAATACAGCAGGAGTCTGGATTTGGATCCTTCGGATAAGCTTGCAACAGAG GTGCAAGATGACGTGAATGCACTGAAGGATGAGTTTGATAAGCTACGGTTGGCATACCT GCGGATGTTGGGTAAGGAGCTGGATGACTTGAGCTTCAAAGAGTTGCAGCACCTAGAGGAACAGTTGAGTGAAGGGATATTATCTGTGAAGGACAAGAAG GAGGAAGTGCTTTTAGAGCAACTCAAGAGGTCCAGGTTACAG GAACAAAAGGCCGCGCTAGAGAATGAGACCCTGCGCAAACAG CTTGAGGAAATGCGGCGAAGCTGCAAGTCGCCTTTCCTTCAATTCAACCCTGTGGAGAGGAGGTTTTGTCTCACAGATTCAAAAGCTGTCTCTACCTCTGCATCTGAGGAAAGTGAGCATTCAGACACTTCTTTGCACTTGGG GCTGTCTGCAGATGTTCGTAGGAAGAGAAAAGCACGAAAGATTGAACATAGATGCAATGACTCAGGGAGTCAAGTGGCGTCGGAGTGA